The following nucleotide sequence is from bacterium.
CTTCGTGTGGGACGACGACGAGACGCCCACCCAGCTCGACGTGTCCGCGGCGGTGCCGTGGCGCAGCGGCACGCCGCGGGTCACGGTGAAGATCTACTCGGTGAACGGCCAGGAGCTGGTGACCCTCTTCTCCGGCGACATGGGCGTGGGGGAAAATGTCGTCTCGTGGTCGGGCACCGACAGTTATGGGAGATCTGTATCTTCTGGCACGTATTTCTGTAAGCTCCAGATGGACGATTGGAGCGTCACCAGGCGCCTGGTCTACATCCGGTGATCTTGGTCCGATTCGGTAACTGAAACAGATTTCCGGGCTTGCCCACGTTTTTTCCTAAACACCTGAATACGGGGTCTAATCCTAGGTTTTAAAGCGATTTATGGTCATGTCCCATCCCACCGAAAGCTATTTTTGCCGAGGTTCCGATGGCTAATCACACTATCGGACCAAAATAATGTGATAGTTTTGTTTTTTTTGATAGACAAGTCCTCGGGG
It contains:
- a CDS encoding T9SS type A sorting domain-containing protein — encoded protein: FVWDDDETPTQLDVSAAVPWRSGTPRVTVKIYSVNGQELVTLFSGDMGVGENVVSWSGTDSYGRSVSSGTYFCKLQMDDWSVTRRLVYIR